In one window of Myxococcales bacterium DNA:
- a CDS encoding SDR family oxidoreductase yields the protein MSDFPRTGIVTGASRGMGAVIAEALARRGTALVLAARDAAGLAETEALRRARPSGARGPDRRGRPAPARRWSPPPPTGSATSICCSTTPASRRSASSRTLSPEEIELHTRVNLIAPMQLARAVLPGMLARDRGHIVNMASVAGLAPMGFGETYGATKAGLINFSRSLRASLRARHQVRVSAICPGFVEGTGVCADQQVSTASRRRAWSARPTSTRSCAR from the coding sequence ATGAGCGACTTTCCCAGGACAGGCATCGTCACCGGCGCATCGCGCGGCATGGGCGCCGTCATCGCCGAGGCCCTGGCGCGGCGCGGGACCGCGCTGGTCCTGGCCGCGCGCGACGCGGCGGGGCTGGCCGAGACCGAGGCGCTGCGCCGTGCACGGCCATCCGGTGCACGTGGTCCCGACCGACGTGGCCGACCCGCGCCAGCTCGCCGCTGGTCGCCGCCGCCGCCGACCGGCTCGGCGACGTCGATCTGCTGCTCAACAACGCCGGCGTCGAGGAGGTCGGCTTCTTCGAGGACCCTGTCGCCCGAGGAGATCGAGCTGCACACGCGGGTCAACCTGATCGCGCCGATGCAGCTCGCGCGCGCGGTCTTGCCCGGCATGCTGGCGCGCGACCGCGGCCACATCGTCAACATGGCGTCGGTGGCGGGCCTGGCGCCGATGGGCTTCGGCGAGACCTACGGCGCCACCAAGGCCGGGCTGATCAACTTCTCGCGCTCGCTCCGCGCCAGCCTGCGGGCGCGGCACCAGGTGCGGGTGTCGGCGATCTGCCCCGGGTTCGTCGAGGGCACCGGCGTATGCGCCGACCAGCAGGTCAGTACGGCTTCCAGGCGCCGGGCCTGGTCGGCTCGGCCCACGTCGACGAGGTCGTGCGCGCGGTGA
- a CDS encoding TetR/AcrR family transcriptional regulator: MVHARAVPRRKPSAPEPHLSATDWEVAALAAVAEHGLAGIAVEPLARRLGVTKGSFYWHFADRDALLRAALARWEQDYTDRVIAAVAEVATPRARLRQLIGSVVAGGRGDRIHLALASSELPVVRDTVARVTRRRLDYLASCYVELGQARRLARESALLAYTAYVGLVHLRLEAPDALPTAAAFAAYVDQLMTRLVP; encoded by the coding sequence ATGGTGCATGCTCGGGCGGTGCCGCGCCGCAAGCCCTCCGCGCCCGAGCCCCACCTGTCGGCCACCGACTGGGAGGTCGCGGCCCTCGCCGCGGTCGCCGAGCACGGCCTCGCCGGGATCGCGGTCGAGCCCCTCGCCCGCCGCCTCGGCGTCACCAAGGGGAGCTTCTACTGGCACTTCGCCGATCGCGACGCCCTCCTGCGCGCGGCCCTCGCCCGCTGGGAGCAGGACTACACCGACCGCGTCATCGCCGCCGTCGCCGAGGTCGCCACGCCGCGCGCGCGCCTGCGCCAGCTGATCGGCAGCGTCGTGGCCGGCGGCCGCGGCGATCGCATCCACCTCGCGCTCGCCAGCTCGGAGCTGCCCGTGGTGCGCGACACCGTCGCCCGGGTCACCCGCCGGCGGCTCGACTACCTGGCGTCGTGCTACGTCGAGCTCGGCCAGGCCCGCCGGCTCGCGCGCGAGAGCGCGCTGCTGGCCTACACCGCCTACGTCGGCCTCGTCCACCTCCGGCTCGAGGCGCCCGACGCGCTGCCGACCGCCGCGGCGTTCGCGGCCTACGTCGATCAGCTGATGACCCGCCTGGTCCCGTGA